The following coding sequences lie in one Carcharodon carcharias isolate sCarCar2 chromosome 5, sCarCar2.pri, whole genome shotgun sequence genomic window:
- the map10 gene encoding microtubule-associated protein 10, with the protein MIAVNAPTTETLFSLELLVDYVQLEPRPWTRPGPGPSLAVAFRLLDFPTLLVHQTEPERVECMRRSWECSKANAVSEQPPSATDIQFGKGKSCLFKISLASLHSHLSNTPLYAMLLDVFPRVPKLLGSCLISLADAVEKIRRDVEEQGTEMHSVRGNKSLYGLYNLMGGKIGHISVGYRLLSLGAGLLPHIPESQVLKVGMGDTKEFPRKPVEAPVLSKGARVPEQVEQENEKAAHQVTRKTPSHSATSPDLQLGDRVLVQQVQMSENEVPVVISLSKEKKRKPDKLAKLAHMEHQVRLWRIETEQSVDMGVDNVFCPPPMYYNQSTCGPGKKLTDIHRIVQPATDSALDELDPDKSGESFGMNQNLSYSRLFGSKSETTSRLKTQVRKRLPQIDPSSIRQLPLLNALLIELSLLHDQVPQKIPLTIHPQLAWLYNGLENDSPKFHKLTASECPRSTSSNFKKHKERFQKHPISPRLFEKENTTKQIKTKKDSEHPKKKLMYGLTHTLRLRLQQTNPDVLILHEQRELLRKRQLKERKTTGTCYKGKEERGSSTLEDDQHLPGKNFSLQSGCFEENIETLIQNSIELDSPHSSKVLRNRNVRERDNFVATSELESATSKGQLCVQTLELLNHCIEVPDSQKLNKKTNDRILSEKDVKVSLPKIFNQDSDQSANETHNEVVDMLQSSGMNPGFTIDATVEDSDAQISSNTYNGSPDPKYSEDFTSPEATGFSDNFTSPEPTSKYTDTDGQGAAQSEREDDSVPLPTPSERSPIRSLRGTYIVKSRHQRVAASNLSDASSSTEGNLLKNILNPTNKEENKKHFESTALQGSRLDNPVSSVPRLSSSTTGCISIEGIQSLQTSQVSSYEPSSVSDLASLEINTTDIQKDLGELDTMGIVNECRHISELIANKLPGYTL; encoded by the coding sequence ATGATTGCAGTCAACGCCCCTACCACAGAGACGCTCTTTTCCCTGGAGCTGCTGGTGGATTACGTGCAACTCGAGCCTAGGCCTTGGACTCGCCCCGGACCAGGCCCCTCTCTGGCGGTGGCTTTCAGGCTTCTGGACTTTCCGACTTTACTAGTCCATCAAACTGAACCGGAGCGAGTGGAATGCATGCGTCGGAGCTGGGAGTGCAGTAAGGCTAACGCGGTCTCCGAACAGCCGCCGAGTGCCACTGACATCCAGTTCGGCAAAGGGAAATCCTGCTTGTTCAAGATCAGTCTGGCCTCCCTGCACAGCCATTTGAGTAACACCCCGCTGTACGCCATGCTGCTGGACGTCTTCCCTCGAGTGCCCAAGTTACTGGGCAGTTGCCTGATTTCGCTGGCAGATGCGGTGGAGAAAATCAGACGAGATGTTGAGGAGCAAGGCACTGAAATGCATTCCGTGCGTGGAAACAAGAGTCTGTACGGTCTGTATAACCTCATGGGTGGAAAGATCGGCCACATTTCGGTAGGATACAGGCTCCTGAGTTTGGGGGCGGGTTTGTTGCCCCACATTCCAGAGAGCCAGGTCCTGAAAGTTGGAATGGGAGACACGAAGGAATTTCCACGTAAACCTGTGGAAGCGCCTGTTTTATCCAAGGGGGCACGTGTCCCGGAACAGGTCGAGCAAGAGAACGAGAAGGCCGCGCATCAAGTTACCAGGAAAACTCCATCTCACTCTGCAACCAGTCCCGATCTGCAGCTCGGTGACCGGGTTCTCGTCCAGCAGGTCCAAATGAGCGAGAATGAAGTACCTGTTGTCATCTCGCTGTCAAAGGAGAAAAAACGTAAACCAGACAAACTGGCGAAACTGGCACACATGGAACACCAAGTGAGACTCTGGAGAATAGAAACTGAACAAAGTGTGGATATGGGTGTCGATAACGTTTTTTGTCCGCCCCCAATGTACTACAACCAGTCAACTTGTGGACCCGGAAAAAAATTGACGGACATACACAGAATAGTGCAACCCGCGACAGACTCTGCCCTCGATGAACTAGATCCTGATAAAAGCGGTGAATCGTTCGGAATGAACCAGAATTTAAGTTATTCCAGGCTGTTTGGAAGTAAGTCAGAAACGACATCCAGGTTAAAGACTCAAGTACGGAAAAGACTCCCGCAGATTGATCCAAGTAGTATCAGGCAGTTGCCTTTACTCAATGCGCTTCTGATAGAGCTTTCTCTGCTACATGACCAGGTTCCTCAGAAGATTCCTCTTACCATTCATCCTCAACTTGCTTGGCTTTACAATGGATTGGAGAATGACTCACCTAAATTTCACAAACTAACAGCATCAGAGTGCCCGAGATCTACCAGTTCAAATTTTAAGAAACATAAAGAGAGATTTCAAAAGCACCCAATATCCCCAAGActttttgaaaaagaaaatacCACAAAACAAATCAAGACAAAGAAAGACTCAGAACATCCAAAGAAGAAGCTGATGTATGGATTAACACATACATTGCGATTAAGGCTACAGCAGACAAACCCAGATGTGTTGATATTGCATGAACAAAGAGAGCTGTTGAGAAAAAGAcagctgaaagagagaaagactacTGGAACATGCTATAAAGGCAAAGAGGAAAGAGGTTCTTCAACACTTGAAGATGATCAGCATCTTCCTGGAAAAAACTTTTCTTTGCAAAGTGGCTGTTTTGAagaaaacattgaaacattgattCAAAACAGTATTGAACTTGACTCCCCTCATTCCTCAAAGGTTCTAAGGAATAgaaatgttagagagagagacaactttgtaGCAACCTCTGAACTGGAAAGCGCCACTAGTAAAGGGCAGTTGTGTGTTCAAACTCTGGAACTGTTAAATCATTGTATAGAGGTGCCTGATTCACAAAAGTTGAATAAGAAAACAAATGACAGGATACTTTCTGAAAAAGATGTAAAGGTCAGTTTGCCTAAAATATTCAATCAGGATTCTGACCAAAGTGCCAATGAGACACATAATGAAGTAGTGGACATGCTTCAGTCTTCAGGAATGAATCCTggctttacaattgatgcaacaGTAGAAGACAGTGATGCACAGATCTCTTCTAATACCTACAATGGTAGTCCTGACCCCAAGTATTCTGAGGACTTCACAAGTCCTGAAGCAACAGGATTCTCGGATAATTTTACCAGTCCTGAACCTACAAGCAAGTATACAGATACTGATGGCCAGGGAGCAGCTCAAAGTGAGAGGGAAGATGATTCAGTTCCACTACCAACACCATCTGAGCGATCTCCAATTCGATCTTTAAGAGGAACATACATTGTAAAAAGTCGCCATCAGAGAGTGGCGGCCTCAAATCTATCTGATGCAAGCAGCTCAACAGAGGGAAATCTACTCAAAAATATACTGAACCCAACAAACAAAGAAGAAAACAAGAAACACTTTGAGTCAACTGCTCTGCAGGGTTCTAGGTTAGACAATCCAGTCAGTTCTGTCCCCCGACTTTCAAGTTCAACAACTGGATGCATATCTATAGAGGGAATCCAGTCTTTGCAGACATCTCAAGTGAGTTCCTATGAACCATCCAGTGTGTCTGACCTCGCTAGCCTTGAAATTAACACAACAGATATTCAAAAAGATCTGGGTGAATTGGACACAATGGGAATTGTCAATGAGTGTAGACACATTTCTGAACTAATAGCCAACAAGCTTCCTGGATACACTTTATAA